The genomic stretch GGACTCTGGTCCCCAAGACGCAGCTTCAAAGACAGAGATACTCTTTGCTCCTCGTCTACAACTTAGAATCCCCTTTCACAACCTTGGGCTTCCTGCTAATATCCGCCTCAGTCCACCAAGGATAGATCGCCGGCCCATTATCCACCAACGTATCTTTAAAATTCGGCTTCCGCTTCTCAAAAAAGGACATCACACCTTCCTTGTTATCCCTACAAAAGCCCCAGTAAGCCTCACCACCAAGCAAAATACCAGAATCAAAAAGCTTAGAATCAACATACCTAGACCCAAACATATGATAAAGAACCGGCGAATCCAACAAATGTGCCTCCTCGGCCGACTCAGGCCCGCGCCAGATAAGTGCCCGATTCAGTCCGTTTGCCATGGTGCTCGTATTCTCCGCGATGTCAGtcgccagcgccagcgccCGTGGCAGGACCTCCGATTGTTCAGTGAGTGTCTCGGCGAACAGACCCCCGAAATGCGGAGACGCGGAGGGGAGAACCGCCCCCGTGGACACCAGGTAGAGGGCCTTGCTGTAGCCGATTAGTCGGGGGAGGAAGTATGCGGAGCAGGATTCCATCGTGATGCCTCTGCGGGCGAAAACGAAGCCATATTTACTGGTTGCGTGGGCGATCCTGTGGGTGGATTTTGTTAGTAATGCTTTTGTAGTTTGTAGGTGGGATGTTACCTGATGACAGCAGGTAGGGTCATGGTCATGCCAACACCGACGGCGGAGCCTTGCATTGCGGCGATGGTTGGTTTGCTGCAGCGGTGGATTGCGAGGGCGACTCGGCCGCCACTGTATTAACTTCAGTATTGTGCCATTCAATCGAATAGATGATCTACGAGAGCACTGTGAGAACATACCTATCTCTATGATCCACAGGTCTCTCATCACGTCCCTCCGGGAACCCAATTTCCAAATCCGCACCAGCACAGAACGTATTTCCGGCGCCAGTCAAAACGACTACCTTGACCCGTTCATCTACGTCAAACATAGCGAAAACCCTCTCCAAATCCTCCGCCATGGGTCCGGTAAAGGCATTGCGCTTCTCCGGACGGTTCAATATGACCACCACAACGGGTGTTGCGGTTTCGGCTCCAGCTGGGTAATGAGAGACCTTGATGTGTGTTGTTGGGAGCCTCTCGTAGGATTGGGGGATCACAATGGATGGTGTGTTTGAAGACATTTTAGCGTGCTTGTGTCGATGTTTGTTGGATTTGTCGATGTATTTGCTGccattcctttttctatGTGGGGCGTTGTGTTGTTTATATCGAGCTAGCTGGAACCCCTCACCTGTTATGTTCAACGCAGGATATTATAATCGGTGTGTGTACATTCGGCATGATTACTGATGGAAGGGCTTCTCCCGAGGCATGCTCGGTAACTGCGTACGTAGTTTACGGGGGTGGAGTCAAAGTCCGATCCCCCGCAAAAATGCGGAGAAGCCGGTCCTCGGGATTTACTAGTGAGTTGTCTCGTAGATTATTCTTTACTTTGATATAAACATATATACTAGGTAACCGTACGTTATTTTGATACAGTATTAGAGTGAGTGTTCACTTTCAGATAAgtaagaaaaggaaagtggaGAACTAATAACAGGAGTACAGAAAACTAAATTAGTATAGTTCTTGCCCCATATAGCACATGGCGAGTTGGTCGGACTGCTTGGTTTGTAGGGTTCAACGTGTAGTACGGGCAGATTGTAGAAGTATTCCGACATTCGTCGATGACTGCAAAGTGGTCGATTCCAATCGCTTCAGCATAAGCATCTCTACTGTTTTGGGATTTCAGCGAGACCTTGTACAGGTCAGTCAAGTCAATGCCATAGATGTCGGTTGCTTTGCCTAGGGCATCTTTGCTGATTGAAACAGACAACTTCTTGTTTCTGTTTGTCTCCCCAGGATGCTTCTATGGTGTAGCAAGTGCCATGGCCGCAGGCGGTGACATTGCAGTCATCTCGTGAGTGGGCATCTTGCAAGGTGAAGCAGTTTGCACTCCTTAGAGCTGTCCCAGCTAAGATCTATTGTATATGCTTGCACATATTCCCTTATATTTCCATTGGTACTGATTCCTTCATCGTGTACATGAACTTGCCGTTAAAGAAATTGGTAATGTCAGCCTTGTACTTGCCCTCAGTTAAAGTCGTACTCCTTCTGGCGTATCCAACTTGCATTCATACTCAATTCGACATCATCAGTAGAGAGCATTGTAGCCCTTGCTACACGCTAGCTAGTGGTATGTATTTTGGGATATCAGGGGGGGAGGGTTGGCATTATTCTTCATTGCTACCGAAAGGGCCTAACTTTATATATAACACACAACTGACTCTTGAATTAATACAATAGATAAAACAAAGCTCTGGTTTATATTGGGGTAATAGTCAGTTTCCCTGTGAGGGTTACTCAGTTACCTGCAAACCAAGATACAAGTTATAGAATAAATGATATACACAATATAGCCGCGAATGGGGGCAGAGCTGGCTGGTAGAGTATTGTTATTTATTTCACAGTTTCCTGGCTATTTTACTAAGACTATAAAGCGCTATTCTAGTTTAAAAGTTCAACCaaggcgagatggccgagcgGTCTAAGGCGGTTAGTACCACTATTAAATGCTTATCTTCACAAACAAATAACTAATAATCTCTCAGCTGGAGTAAGGTTCCAGTCTCGAAAGGGGCGTGGGTTCAAATCCCACTCTCGTCaacattttttttctttttacattttctttctagCTGAACTatcgatttttttttccggTCCCTTCcccgcttcttcatcttttctcgACTCTATTCTCCAGCCCACTGAGACCTATACTTATTCGTACCGAGGCTATCTGGAAGTTTACATACAACCTTTTCGGGTGTTAGCGTCAATCCAGCTACTCGCGTGGCACATCGCGTTAGTTTTACTCAATATGTGTATGTGCTGCAACAAAAGTACCATGCTTCAGATGAATAGCCCTTCGTATAGCACAGCCGCCTGCCATGCCTCAACTGGACTGTTGATGACAGATCGTCGCGGAATCTCCCGACGCGACAGACACATTATTGGACGCGTAAAAAGCCCCCAAACGGGGAAATGCCGTTATTGTGAGTATTGAGGTGACGATCCTGGATAAGTTCGATTAGAATGTCTCAGTTGGGCAATGAACTGAAATGGAAAATGGTCCATGCCAGTTGACCCTCCCACCAATGGCGACAGATAGCCAAGTGAAACCCAACAGGGCTGATGCTGTGTAGTCGCTTAGCAAAGACCACTTAAGATAGTAACACAGGACTCATGTTGCTCCACCTGCAGCATGAGCTTGATAGGGGCGAAGACTGGCCTGCGACTCCACAGCCCCGTTGCTTGTTTCTGGTCCCAAGACATTTAGCGTCCTCCACCTTGACTGAATTGGGTCAAGAACCAACAG from Aspergillus oryzae RIB40 DNA, chromosome 1 encodes the following:
- a CDS encoding enoyl-CoA hydratase/isomerase family protein (enoyl-CoA hydratase/carnithine racemase), which translates into the protein MSSNTPSIVIPQSYERLPTTHIKVSHYPAGAETATPVVVVILNRPEKRNAFTGPMAEDLERVFAMFDVDERVKVVVLTGAGNTFCAGADLEIGFPEGRDERPVDHRDSGGRVALAIHRCSKPTIAAMQGSAVGVGMTMTLPAVIRIAHATSKYGFVFARRGITMESCSAYFLPRLIGYSKALYLVSTGAVLPSASPHFGGLFAETLTEQSEVLPRALALATDIAENTSTMANGLNRALIWRGPESAEEAHLLDSPVLYHMFGSRDNKEGVMSFFEKRKPNFKDTLVDNGPAIYPWWTEADISRKPKVVKGDSKL